The DNA segment CGTGATGGCATCCTTTAGCCTGGCTGGAGGTCCCTCCTGCACAGGGACTGCTACCCCTGGGATGCTATGAGCACCCCACCAGAGGATCACAATATACTATTGCAGATGACCTGAGAGGAAAGTGAGAGTTAAGTTCCAGCCtggctttacttttttttttttcttttcaagctCTGCTTCCAGTCTTCTCAAACAGTAACCTATTGGGACTGGGGCTAAAAGACTTTTAAGGATTAGGAAGACAGCAATAATACAAAGACAAGGTAAACCAAGACTACACGCATAAAATAAGACATTTATTATGCTaagaacaaattttatttttcatattcccAAAACACCAAAATAGTACATGGCATAGTCATTTAGCACACAAACTGACAGATGCAATAACTTCAGAGATGGTTAAGCTTTACTTTGGGACTCCTTAAAAAATGACACTCTTTAGTGACCTTTATCAAAGTTATCAACAACAAAAGGGGTTACCTCAGAAAAATCTTAGTGTAAGAGATACCtcaattcctagaactggaaacTTTATATAAGAGAAATAGCTGATTTGCCTCTCAAGTAGTCTCAAGTTCCTATTTATTTCAGGCAACACTGCTAGGGTTCCTAGTTTGAGAAAGGATTATTCTAAAGGTAAGTTTAACATTGCAACTTTCACCATAGGGCCTCcatttaaattgcatttcaaGTGGAAGGGATGTGAGAAATCAAATTTTGCTGCAGACCAAAATTATTCTACAAATTGCAAAAACGGTAACAGCTTACATCACCTCAGCAAAGCATGGAGCAAAAAGAGGTGGGTTCACTCTCACAAATATTCACTTCTGTTAGATGATCAGAGACTGTTTAAAAAAAGCCAGTATCTGAGACAGTAGCCTTCGAGAATGAGTGCTGAAAATAAAGAACTTTATGTTAAATCTTTATGTTCTGACATTCATGTAGGATATAGTAATGTTCTCCTCAAAGTGGTTTCCCAATCCTGAACATCTTTCAAGCACAATTTAAAGCAACATCAAAAATCCCTTTCTGCATCAATCAGCTTTCCATGAGTTTCAATTCCTCTTACTTGAAGTGTGTCTAGTCATACAAAAAAACACAGGACCTTCATGGCTGTGCTGCTCACATCCAGACTTAATGCAAAAGAAATCGTTCTAAgacaacttttaaaattaatctatTTTTATTGTTCTGCTTGTACCTTACTTAACTATGGCATAATGGAGCTGCTACTTCAAAAGCTTGTAGAGCCAGTAACCCTGGTGTTATCTGCAGGTGATTTGAGGTACTTTTTACCCTTGAAAGCATTTTCTTGTATTCTTCTATTTGCTCTGAAAACATGGGCTTTGAATGGCCAAGGAAAACACACCTTGTCTCATCATTTGGGAGTACTTCAGGATGTGCATGCAGCAATATAGACAGGTCGGAACACAGGCAAGACAGTTTCAACTCAGAGCCTAGCCCCTTAAGAAAAACACTTGGTGCTTGCTCCTCAGAAATCCCAATTTCTGAGCGTTTCTGCCAGCGTGGCAGTCCTGACCCCAGAGGCTCTCCTTTGCAGTACTGTCCTCTGTGGCTGTCAGCAGCCCTGGGCCCTCCTCCCAGCCAGTCCCTCGCTGGGGCTTTCCCAACACCACGGGACACCCCAGCAAAATGCTCTTCTGCAGGAGCAAAGAAAAGATCCACAGTCTTGCTCTGAGCTGCCACGGAAgctgaatttcttaatgattcttTTAAATATGGATGCATTTTGTCACCATGGTGAAGCATGAGGTTGGCCTCATTCAgatcatttttcatttccaatgA comes from the Manis pentadactyla isolate mManPen7 chromosome 10, mManPen7.hap1, whole genome shotgun sequence genome and includes:
- the FAM220A gene encoding protein FAM220A; the protein is MRSGGVALDTRLAKAKGVVAELSHRLKKTREANPCLMDVPFWVHKPAGDANGNSQSKELSLEMKNDLNEANLMLHHGDKMHPYLKESLRNSASVAAQSKTVDLFFAPAEEHFAGVSRGVGKAPARDWLGGGPRAADSHRGQYCKGEPLGSGLPRWQKRSEIGISEEQAPSVFLKGLGSELKLSCLCSDLSILLHAHPEVLPNDETRCVFLGHSKPMFSEQIEEYKKMLSRVKSTSNHLQITPGLLALQAFEVAAPLCHS